The DNA segment CGAATCCGGGACTCAGACTCCAGCTGATCGAGTACATGCCCGAGTTGACTGGCAATCCGGAGTGGGCGATCGACATGGCGCGTGTCCACGACTGGCTGGCCGAACGAGCGGTAGCGGTCGCAAACCGCGAGATGCACGATCGGACACGGTACTGGATCGCGCCCGACGATGGGGACGAGCGTGGCGGCGAGGACCAGGTTCCGATCACCAGGGACTCGGTCGACGACGAGTCACCGCCGATCGACGACGCCTCGCTGGGACTGGTCGAGATCGTCGACCCGGTCGAGAACCCAACGTTCTGTGCGAATTGCCACCGCGTCCGCGTGACCCACGACGGGTTTCTCAAAGGCTGTCTCAACCGGACTGACGACCTGCGGTCGATGGGCGAGATGACGAACTCCGAGATCCGCGAGGCGTTTCGTGAGGTCGTGGCGAATCGCGTCCCCTTCTACGGCGAGTACATGGTGCGGACGGACGAGGGTGGCTGGGAGGTAAACGACGAGTACGTCGAGCCACGCGCGTCGGTCGACTGACGGGGACGGCGGGCGTCGCTGACTCCGTCCGCTCCTGTCAACCGATGGAAGAACTTTAGGTGGTCTGGAAAATGGAGCCACCTAGCATGCGATTCGACGACGCGTTCAAGGGAGGCCTCACCGTTCTCGGCATCGTCGCGATCGCTCTCGTGGCGGCGATCCTCGACGCTTCGTTGGATGTACCCAGTGAGACTGGCGGTGCGCCGGCGAGCCAGCAGTCCGGGCCTGTCGACCCGGTCGTCGTCCCCGAGATACCGCTGTTCGTTCAGGTGCTGGCGCTCGTCGTCGTGGCCTGTCTGGCGGGAGTTGTGGTGCTTTACATCGTCGACGAACCGATGGAGAGTCTCCTGATCGTCGTCGGTATCGTTCTCGGCGTGGCGCTCATTCTCGGGGTGTACACGCTGTTCAGCATCGTCGGTACCGGGCCCGGTCTTCGGGCCGGCGGATCCGAACCGACCGCTACCGGGATCGCGAGCTCGACCGAGGGGCAAGGCGGAAACGTAACTGCAGCGACGCTCTTCGCCGCCTCCCTCGGCGGCTTCTTCGTGGTATTCTTGGGGACGTTGGTGTACGTCCGCTGGCGAGGCGGTGAGACGGACCGGGCGGCGACCGACGAACCGGATCTGGACACTGACGCACCGGCAGTCGCGGTTGGCGCGGCTGCGGGCCGTGCGGCGACGCAGCTCGAAACGACCTCCCGACGGGATCTGGAGAACACGATCTATCGGGCATGGCAGGAGATGACGTCACTCTTACCGGTCGAGTCGCCGGACACAACGACGCCCCGGGAGTTCGAGGCGGCGGCGGTCGACGTCGGGCTGGAACGCTCCGACGTCTCGGACCTGACCGACCTGTTCGAGGCGGTCCGGTACGGGTCTCTCGAATCGACGCCCACCCGCGAAGAGCAAG comes from the Halovivax cerinus genome and includes:
- a CDS encoding DUF4129 domain-containing protein produces the protein MRFDDAFKGGLTVLGIVAIALVAAILDASLDVPSETGGAPASQQSGPVDPVVVPEIPLFVQVLALVVVACLAGVVVLYIVDEPMESLLIVVGIVLGVALILGVYTLFSIVGTGPGLRAGGSEPTATGIASSTEGQGGNVTAATLFAASLGGFFVVFLGTLVYVRWRGGETDRAATDEPDLDTDAPAVAVGAAAGRAATQLETTSRRDLENTIYRAWQEMTSLLPVESPDTTTPREFEAAAVDVGLERSDVSDLTDLFEAVRYGSLESTPTREEQAIDILRRIESRYGADDGNEVDRK
- the moaA gene encoding GTP 3',8-cyclase MoaA, with protein sequence MLTDSFDRDVTGVRVSLTDRCNFDCVYCHNEGLGDTRGPAAPRDHEMGADDVVRFLEVATEFDVEAVKFTGGEPMLREDLAEIVARTPDELSVSMTTNGTFLPGRAEALVDAGLDRVNISQDALDRETFAQVTQSGAYDAVLEGVGAALDAGLDPVKLNVVVFERTAGYVPEMVEHVAANPGLRLQLIEYMPELTGNPEWAIDMARVHDWLAERAVAVANREMHDRTRYWIAPDDGDERGGEDQVPITRDSVDDESPPIDDASLGLVEIVDPVENPTFCANCHRVRVTHDGFLKGCLNRTDDLRSMGEMTNSEIREAFREVVANRVPFYGEYMVRTDEGGWEVNDEYVEPRASVD